A single genomic interval of Thermoplasmata archaeon harbors:
- a CDS encoding methylmalonyl-CoA mutase family protein, producing MSGAGEGQRAIERAACSEQEAEVVSLSTERRIRVLIAKPGLDGHDVGAKVVAYALREAGMEVIYTGLHQTVDQIINTALQEDVDVIGLSILSGAHLPITEKLMAGLRKAGAGDITVIVGGNIPKKDHEALRAMGAAAVFPTGTRFDSLVEFLRNRVGGEMVGASSPPPPHKVETPVHPAPSSKPVEERKSGEKVRPVILESGIEVKPVYGPEDLKGFDPASELGKPGEFPFTRGIHPLMYRARPYTMRQYAGFGTPRETNERFKFLLSQGQNALNVAFSLHSQMGIDSDDPLAEGEVGRVGMAVDTLKDMEIAFDGIPIDKISTSLTINGSAAIMIAMYLAMAEKRGVPLSEVRGTAQNDILKEYIGRGTWIFPVEPSIRLIADTIEFCSKHAPRYYPVSVCGYHIRESGANPVQEISYAYCIARAYIRAVMERGLHPDEFVPRFSFNFDIHGNIFEQVAKFRAARRLWAKLMRDEFGCRNPESMKMKMIAGGGGGGLTIEEPENNIVRGAYYALISALSGTQTMALCSYDEAYTIPSKKAALISLRTMQILVEEMGLADTVDPLGGSYYVEWLTGEMEKRIVETMRDVDARGGIVKLISEGAIQREVSRQAYLLEKKLQSGELVKVGVNKYRQEAEAEERKVEIHEYNPQAAMEKIQELRKLKAHRDNAAVRSALERIREKAATSENLMPYIMDAVKLYATVGEITAALKDVFGTFKEPVNL from the coding sequence GTGAGCGGAGCTGGTGAGGGTCAGAGGGCAATCGAGCGAGCGGCATGCTCGGAACAGGAAGCAGAGGTGGTGAGCTTGTCGACCGAAAGAAGAATTCGGGTCCTGATCGCAAAGCCCGGGCTGGACGGGCACGACGTAGGAGCGAAGGTCGTGGCCTACGCCCTACGGGAGGCCGGGATGGAGGTGATCTACACTGGCCTTCATCAGACGGTGGACCAGATAATCAACACCGCCCTGCAGGAGGACGTGGACGTGATCGGCCTGAGCATTCTCTCTGGAGCACATTTACCGATAACCGAGAAATTAATGGCGGGCCTGAGGAAGGCCGGCGCTGGCGACATCACGGTCATTGTCGGGGGCAACATTCCAAAAAAGGACCACGAGGCACTCAGGGCGATGGGCGCCGCGGCGGTCTTCCCGACGGGGACGCGCTTCGACAGCCTCGTGGAATTCCTCAGGAATAGGGTTGGGGGAGAAATGGTGGGGGCCTCCTCCCCGCCGCCGCCTCACAAGGTAGAGACTCCTGTCCATCCCGCGCCCTCTTCGAAGCCGGTTGAGGAGAGAAAGAGCGGTGAGAAGGTCCGACCCGTGATTCTCGAGTCTGGTATCGAGGTCAAGCCTGTTTACGGCCCTGAGGACCTGAAGGGATTTGACCCTGCGAGCGAGCTTGGAAAGCCCGGAGAGTTCCCTTTCACGAGGGGCATCCACCCGCTCATGTATCGCGCCCGACCCTACACGATGCGCCAGTATGCAGGTTTCGGAACCCCGAGAGAGACAAATGAGCGCTTTAAATTCCTCCTCTCGCAGGGCCAGAACGCGCTTAACGTAGCCTTCAGCCTGCACAGCCAGATGGGCATAGACTCCGACGACCCTCTTGCTGAGGGCGAGGTCGGGAGGGTCGGGATGGCGGTAGATACCCTGAAAGATATGGAGATTGCGTTCGACGGCATCCCCATCGACAAAATCTCGACCTCGCTGACCATCAACGGCAGCGCCGCAATAATGATAGCGATGTATCTCGCGATGGCCGAGAAGAGAGGAGTGCCCCTGAGCGAGGTGAGGGGGACGGCCCAGAACGACATTCTGAAGGAGTACATTGGCAGGGGGACTTGGATATTCCCCGTCGAGCCCTCGATTCGGCTGATCGCGGACACTATCGAGTTCTGCTCCAAGCACGCGCCAAGATATTATCCGGTGAGCGTCTGCGGCTACCACATCAGGGAGTCGGGGGCCAACCCGGTTCAGGAGATTTCATACGCCTATTGCATCGCCCGTGCCTACATAAGGGCCGTGATGGAGCGGGGCCTTCACCCGGATGAGTTCGTGCCTCGCTTCTCGTTCAACTTCGACATCCACGGAAACATATTCGAGCAGGTCGCAAAATTTAGAGCGGCGAGGAGGCTCTGGGCGAAGCTGATGAGGGACGAGTTCGGCTGCCGCAACCCGGAGTCAATGAAAATGAAAATGATTGCCGGTGGGGGCGGCGGGGGGCTCACGATCGAGGAGCCGGAGAACAACATCGTCCGAGGGGCTTACTACGCGCTGATATCCGCGCTCAGCGGGACGCAGACGATGGCCCTCTGCTCCTACGACGAGGCCTACACGATTCCTTCAAAGAAGGCCGCGCTCATCTCGCTGCGCACGATGCAGATTCTTGTGGAGGAGATGGGGCTCGCCGACACCGTTGACCCCCTCGGCGGCTCCTACTATGTGGAATGGCTAACCGGCGAGATGGAGAAGAGAATCGTGGAGACGATGAGGGATGTGGACGCTCGGGGTGGAATCGTCAAGCTCATCTCGGAAGGTGCCATCCAGAGGGAGGTCTCCAGGCAGGCCTATCTATTGGAGAAGAAGCTCCAGAGCGGAGAGCTGGTCAAGGTCGGGGTGAACAAGTATAGGCAGGAGGCGGAGGCAGAGGAGAGAAAGGTAGAAATCCATGAGTACAACCCCCAGGCTGCTATGGAGAAAATACAGGAGCTTAGGAAGCTGAAGGCCCATAGGGACAACGCCGCGGTCCGCTCGGCTCTCGAGAGAATTCGTGAAAAGGCCGCAACGAGCGAAAACCTGATGCCCTACATCATGGACGCGGTCAAGCTCTATGCCACTGTCGGCGAGATAACAGCTGCGCTGAAGGATGTTTTTGGCACATTCAAGGAGCCGGTGAACCTTTGA